A single genomic interval of Gammaproteobacteria bacterium harbors:
- the metW gene encoding methionine biosynthesis protein MetW: MRVDLDVIREWIAPRARVLDLGCGGGDLLHELMRDKQIEGYGLEIDPQNIATCIDRGVNVIEQDLDRGLGNFRTNSFDTVVMTQTLQAVRFPDLVLDEMLRVGKECVITFPNFGNWRCRLHLALMGRMPVSRFLPYTWYDTPNIHFCTVFDFEALCRLKKIHIINRVVVNEASRSTMLARLLPNLFGMTAIYRVTK; this comes from the coding sequence ATGCGCGTTGACCTGGACGTCATCCGCGAGTGGATCGCGCCGCGCGCGCGGGTACTCGATCTCGGCTGTGGCGGCGGCGACCTGCTCCACGAATTGATGCGCGACAAGCAGATCGAGGGCTACGGTCTGGAGATCGATCCGCAAAATATCGCGACCTGTATCGACAGGGGGGTCAACGTCATCGAGCAGGATCTCGATCGCGGGCTGGGAAATTTCCGCACCAATTCCTTTGATACCGTGGTCATGACCCAGACCCTGCAGGCCGTGCGCTTCCCGGACCTGGTGCTCGACGAAATGCTGCGTGTCGGCAAGGAATGTGTCATCACCTTTCCCAATTTCGGCAACTGGCGCTGCCGCCTGCATCTCGCCCTGATGGGCAGGATGCCGGTATCACGATTCCTGCCATACACGTGGTATGACACGCCGAATATCCATTTTTGTACCGTGTTCGATTTCGAGGCGTTGTGCCGTCTGAAAAAAATCCACATCATCAACCGGGTGGTGGTCAACGAGGCCAGCCGCAGCACCATGCTTGCGCGATTGCTGCCAAACCTGTTCGGCATGACCGCCATCTACCGGGTGACCAAATGA
- the hemW gene encoding radical SAM family heme chaperone HemW codes for MKLPPLALYIHLPWCERKCPYCDFNSYQAESEPPFAAYAECLLADLRADCDLVEGRALGSLFFGGGTPSLFPAPVLARTLRGIAATIDFAPDVEITLEANPGSAERDRFSALHAAGVNRLSLGVQSFCDQSLRALGRIHDAADARSAIAAAKAAGFTNINLDLMHGLPGQDVAMAMRDLEQAVTGNVPHISWYQLTIEPNTAFHGRPPLLPVDDLLAEIQDRGEELLMRHGYTQYEVSAWARPGAQCRHNLNYWSFGDYIGIGAGAHGKLSRVRAGEILRTRKTRSPRDYLEAQVGSSRTRVRVAPGELALEFMMNVLRLREGCSFEDFEARTGIAVATIASQLDTLRAQGLMSSEPGRIATTETGFRFLNVVLERFS; via the coding sequence CTGAAGCTCCCGCCGCTGGCGCTGTACATCCATCTACCCTGGTGCGAGCGCAAGTGTCCCTACTGTGATTTCAATTCCTACCAGGCCGAATCGGAGCCGCCGTTTGCGGCCTATGCCGAATGCCTGCTGGCGGATCTGCGGGCAGACTGCGACCTGGTCGAAGGCCGCGCGCTTGGCTCCCTGTTCTTCGGCGGCGGAACGCCGAGCCTGTTCCCCGCACCCGTCCTCGCACGCACATTGCGGGGTATCGCCGCGACGATCGATTTCGCGCCGGACGTGGAGATCACGCTCGAGGCCAACCCCGGCAGTGCCGAACGCGACAGGTTCAGCGCGTTGCACGCAGCCGGCGTAAACCGCCTGTCGCTCGGTGTGCAGAGTTTTTGTGACCAGAGCCTGCGCGCGCTTGGGCGCATCCATGACGCCGCCGATGCCCGCTCGGCGATCGCGGCAGCAAAAGCCGCCGGGTTCACGAACATCAATCTCGACCTGATGCACGGCCTGCCCGGCCAGGACGTTGCGATGGCAATGCGGGATCTGGAGCAGGCAGTGACCGGGAATGTCCCGCATATCTCGTGGTACCAGCTTACGATCGAACCGAATACCGCGTTTCACGGCAGGCCACCGCTGTTGCCGGTCGACGACCTGCTGGCCGAAATCCAGGATCGCGGGGAGGAGCTTCTGATGCGCCACGGTTACACCCAATACGAGGTGTCGGCCTGGGCCCGCCCCGGCGCGCAGTGCCGTCACAACCTCAACTACTGGAGTTTCGGCGACTACATCGGCATCGGTGCAGGCGCGCATGGCAAGCTTAGCCGGGTGCGTGCCGGCGAGATTCTGCGAACCCGCAAAACGCGCTCGCCGCGTGATTATCTCGAAGCGCAGGTCGGCAGCTCTCGCACGCGTGTCCGGGTGGCCCCCGGGGAACTTGCGCTGGAGTTCATGATGAACGTACTGCGGTTGCGCGAGGGTTGCTCGTTCGAGGACTTCGAGGCTCGCACCGGAATCGCGGTCGCGACGATTGCCAGCCAGCTCGACACATTGCGCGCACAGGGGCTGATGAGCAGCGAACCCGGGCGCATCGCCACCACGGAAACCGGATTCCGCTTCCTCAATGTGGTGCTGGAACGCTTTTCCTAG
- the rdgB gene encoding RdgB/HAM1 family non-canonical purine NTP pyrophosphatase gives MNALHPEELVIATGNEKKLLELRALIGASGLRLRSQAEFAIVGADETGLSFVENAILKARHASRHSGLPALADDSGLEVDALNGRPGIHSARFAGPQASDAQNNRKLLEALAGVADERRNARFHCVIVLLRHAEDPVPLICCGTWEGKILRSPAGERGFGYDPLFLVPEHGCSAAELPAGLKNRISHRALALAQLLPALGIAC, from the coding sequence ATGAACGCGCTGCATCCCGAAGAGCTGGTCATCGCGACCGGCAACGAGAAAAAGCTGCTCGAATTGCGGGCGTTGATCGGTGCGAGCGGGCTCCGCCTGCGCTCGCAAGCCGAGTTCGCTATCGTGGGCGCCGACGAAACCGGCCTGAGTTTCGTCGAGAACGCGATTCTCAAGGCGCGCCATGCCAGTCGACACAGCGGACTGCCGGCACTGGCCGACGATTCGGGGCTCGAGGTGGACGCGCTGAACGGCCGCCCGGGGATCCATTCCGCGCGTTTTGCCGGTCCGCAGGCGAGCGATGCCCAGAACAACCGCAAATTGCTCGAGGCGCTGGCCGGCGTTGCCGATGAACGGCGCAACGCCCGGTTTCATTGCGTGATCGTCCTGCTGCGTCATGCCGAAGACCCGGTGCCGCTGATCTGTTGCGGCACCTGGGAAGGAAAGATCCTGAGGAGCCCTGCCGGCGAGCGGGGATTCGGCTATGACCCGCTGTTCCTGGTACCCGAGCACGGTTGTTCCGCGGCCGAACTGCCCGCGGGGCTGAAAAACCGCATCAGCCATCGTGCGCTCGCGCTCGCGCAATTGTTGCCGGCACTCGGTATCGCATGCTGA
- a CDS encoding DUF4426 domain-containing protein: MKQFWIGLILLSLGCAAHAEVRRFGAYEVHYSLFQSSFLQPSIASAYSIVRARDRAVLTIAVRRGSDSPAGIAVSAAVSGKRGDLIYNNALEFREIREEQAVYYLADFAFISGEAIYLDLAIRPEGQPGALSLQFNQTLYAD; the protein is encoded by the coding sequence ATGAAGCAGTTCTGGATCGGCTTGATACTGCTTTCACTGGGCTGTGCCGCTCACGCCGAAGTGCGCCGGTTCGGCGCCTACGAAGTCCATTACAGCCTGTTCCAGAGCAGCTTTCTGCAACCCTCGATCGCCAGCGCATACTCGATCGTGCGCGCCCGTGATCGCGCGGTCCTCACCATCGCCGTGCGTCGCGGCAGCGACAGTCCTGCCGGCATCGCGGTGAGCGCCGCGGTCAGCGGCAAGCGCGGCGATCTCATCTACAACAATGCGCTCGAATTCCGCGAAATCCGCGAGGAACAGGCCGTTTATTACCTGGCCGATTTTGCGTTCATCAGTGGCGAGGCCATTTACCTCGACCTGGCGATCCGTCCCGAGGGCCAGCCGGGTGCGCTGTCGCTGCAGTTCAACCAGACGCTTTACGCCGACTGA